The Aquincola tertiaricarbonis genomic sequence AGGCGCGATCTGCGCCCATTCGTCGATGTAGATCGAGCCGTTGCCGTTGGTGATCACCGGCTCCTGGCCCACACCGCTGACCACGCCGGTGGTCTGGAAGATGCTGCTCACCGGCCCCCGCGGCACACTGCGGTAGCCCATCGCGAAGGTGATGTCGGCGGTGGCATAGCCCTCCGAGCCGACCGAGCCCAACGCCTGCACCCGCAGCGGGATGCTGCTGGGCAGCACCGCGCCGGGTTTGGCCTCGAGCTGGAACTCGTAGTAGATGCTGGCGTAGCTGCCGATCTGCTCATCGGCCGTGCTGGCGGTGGCGCGCACGGTGCCGCCATGTTCGGCGGTGGCCGAGGCATTGCCGATGGTGCCGGTGCCCTGGAAGCTGGTGTGCGTCAGCCGCACCGTGGTGTCCGTGGGCAGCTGTGGTGCGCGGGTCAGGTCTTGCCAGGGCAGCTTGCCGGCATTCAGCGTGTCGCCGGGCGTGAAGACGTCGGGCGTGATCTCGATGGCGGCGCGGTACAGCGGCGTTTGCAAGGCCAGGGCCGGTGCGGCCAGCGCCGACAGGCTGCACAACAGGATGGCCCGGCGCAGGCTGGCCGGGCAAAGCAGGGGGGTGTTCAAGCGCTTCCTCCGTGGCGGTGATGGTCAGGGCACCCGCGGATGCCCTGCATTCACGTACGAAGAAAGCGCGCCCTGCCGGACAGCGGTCAATCCACCGTCTTGCGCGCCGCCACGCCGGTGGCCGGGAAGTCGGTGAAGATGCCGTCCAGGCCGAGCTTCATGTAGTACGCGATCTCGGCCTGCGGGTCCTTGAAGCCGTAGACACCCGAATCGTCGCGGAAGGTCCAGGTGTGCACCAGCAGGCCGCGGGCATGAGCCGCTTCCACCACGCCGGTG encodes the following:
- a CDS encoding PEP-CTERM sorting domain-containing protein, with the protein product MNTPLLCPASLRRAILLCSLSALAAPALALQTPLYRAAIEITPDVFTPGDTLNAGKLPWQDLTRAPQLPTDTTVRLTHTSFQGTGTIGNASATAEHGGTVRATASTADEQIGSYASIYYEFQLEAKPGAVLPSSIPLRVQALGSVGSEGYATADITFAMGYRSVPRGPVSSIFQTTGVVSGVGQEPVITNGNGSIYIDEWAQIAPYTLVTVALSAHAGAGLDVRGQDPYKNQYGTGSAWVDPVFTVAPEYRGLVNIVGVPVSAVPEPATWVMSLVGLGSWLLRPRPCTMRA